Within Flagellimonas maritima, the genomic segment CGAACGTTATCGGAAAATTATTGGGAACAAAATCGTCTCCGGTCCCGTCTTCCTCTGGGTCAAATGGGTCTGAACCTAAAATGCGTTCGTCATTATCAACAACTCCGTCCCCATCTTCATCAGAATTAGGGTCGTCAGGGTCATTATCGAGCCCATCTTCCACACCATCCCCATCTCTGTCTCTCAAAGTAGCTGGTGGTCTCTGAAACGGTATATATAAAGTAACCTTTGCTACTTCTTCGTTTTCTGGTATGGTAGATGCGGAATCATCGTTATCGGCATTATCTTCGGTAGCTTGTGAGGAATCACCAAATGTCGGATTTCCCTGCCCACCTGGCAAGGTAAGCTGAGATGTGATACTTGCTACTCTTTTCCCGTAAATGGGATCATTGAACACGCCCAGTTGATATAAAGGCAGTCCGTTGGTCTGCACCGCATCAATTCCCTTATTGTATGCAAAAACCTCAAAAATCTCACTATCAGTGGTAAAAGGCTCACCGGCCACCACACCTTCTCCTAAAGTTTCCAATTCTTCTTCACAAGAAGCCATTAATATGAGGAAAGTCCCAACTAAAGTTGAAAACTTGATAATCCTAAAAAAAACCATGCAATTTATTTTAAAACTTCCGTATTATAGAAATTTGTGTATGCCTCCTCCGCTTCTTGCAGCGATACGTAAGGCAGTACTGGCTTGGAAAGACTTTCAATATGATTTTTTAACTCATCCGAGACCTCTTCCGAGGCTAAAATAATCGCATCGGAATAATCTACTGCAACTTTTAACAAATTATTATAGTCAGGAGTTGACAACGAGGCTATACTTTCTTCTGAAATGCCATCAAAAGCAATTTTCTTCTTCATTTCACCATCCAGCTCGCCCTCATAACCTTTATCGTAAACCGAAGTCACAATTTTACTATCAGCGAACAAAGGTTCATCTGCATAATAGTTTCTTAAGTATAAAGGTAGCAAGGATGCCATCCAACCATGCACGTGAATGATATCAGGAGACCAATTCAATTTTTTAACTGTCTCCACAACTCCTTTCGCAAAGAAAATGGCGCGTTCGTCATTATCTGAAAACAAATTTCCGTTAGCGTCAGTGAATGTCGCTTTTCTTTTGAAGTATTCTTCGTTATCTATAAAATATACTTGAATACGTTCTTTTGGGATTGATGCAACTTTTATGATCAAAGGCATATCCATATCATTGATGACCAAATTCATCCCCGAAAGGCGAATTACCTCGTGCAATTGATGCCTTCTTTCATTGATATTTCCATATCTAGGCATGAAAATACGTATCTGTCCCCCATTGCTGTTGACCATTCTTGGGGTTTCATAGGACATTAGGGAAACTTGATTCTCTGGGAGGTAGGGTACTAGTTCAGAAGATACAAACAATATCTTTTTACCATTCATAAACACTTTATTTTGCTTGTCTGAAAAACGTAGCTGCAAAAGTACAAAAATTATGCTGATTAGCAGTATTTATAGTATTTTTGCACGTTTTGGAATAACTTTATGCACGTATTTGACCACAAAGGGGAACTTAGATCTTACATAAAAGAAAAGAAGGACGGCAAAAATATTATTGGTTTGGTTCCAACCATGGGAGCGTTGCACCAAGGTCATGTTTCCTTAATAAAGCAAGCGCTTTTCCAGAACGATTTGGTTGTGGTAAGTATATTTGTTAATCCTACACAGTTCAACAAAAAAGCTGATCTGGAAAAATATCCCAGAAATTTACAAGGGGATTTGATCATTTTGGAACACCAATCGGACAATATTATTGTTTTTACTCCCACCGTCGATGAAATCTATGGTGAAAGTATTGTTTCAAACACTTATCAGTTCGATGGGTTGGACAAAGTTATGGAAGGTGAGTTTAGGGAAGGACATTTTGAAGGTGTTGCAACTATTGTTGAGTTGCTGTTGTTAACAATTTCACCGGACAGGGCGTATTTTGGAGAAAAAGACTTTCAACAGCTCCAGATCATCAAAAAGATAGTTGAATCCAAGAACATGCCCATTGAAATAGTTGGTTGCCCAATCGAGCGTGAGCCACATGGGCTTGCCATGAGTTCGCGCAACGAAAGACTATCAAAAGAAGTAAGGATAGAGGCAGGTTTACTATACAAAGTATTGTTATCTGCCAAGAGAAAATTTGGCACAGAAAGTGCAGATGAAATTACAGATTGGGTGAAGTCCCAGTTCAAAAAAAATACTTTATTGGATTTAGAGTATTTTCAGATTGCAGATGAAGCTACTTTGACCCCAATCCTTAAAGTACAACCTAAAAAAAAATATAGGGCATTCATTGCCGTTTATGCGGATGATGTTCGTTTAATAGACAATCTAAGATTGAATTAATTAATTTTGCACAATGCAAATAGAAGTTGTAAAATCCAAAATCCATAGAGTAAAGGTTACCGGTGCTGATTTAAATTATATTGGCAGCATTACTATCGATGAAGATTTGATGGATGCGGCCAATGTCATCAAAGGTGAAAAAGTCCAAATTGTAAACAACAATAATGGTGAGCGATTGGAAACTTATGCAATACCCGGGCCAAGGGGTTCCGGTGAACTAACGCTTAATGGCGCGGCAGCCCGCAAGGTGGCTGTTGGCGATATCCTTATTTTAATAACTTACGCAAGAATGGATATTGAAGAGGCAAAATCATTCAATCCCGCTTTAGTTTTCCCCAACGAAGAAACCAATCTCCTAAAATAGTTTGAGCCGCTCACTCAAGAAATTCCTTAAAATAGCTGTGCCCATACTTATAGGGGCAGGTTTGGTTTTTTATTCTTTTTCTTCAACCTCTCCGGAAGATAGAACTAAAATTCTCGAGTCTATTCAAAATGCGGATTTAAAATGGGTTTTTTTATCAATATTAATTGGTATCCTAAGCCATATATCAAGAGCGGTTCGCTGGAACTATCTTTTAAGTCCTTTAGGGTATAAGCCTAGGTTGATTAACAACGTTCTTATAATTCTTACAAGCTATTTTGCCAATACCTTGGTGCTAAGGTCTGGAGAATTTTTAAGAGCTACCGCATTGACCACTTATGAAAGCGTTCCTTTTGAAAAAGGCTTTGGAACCATTGTTACAGAACGGATTATCGATGTCATCATGCTTATGCTGATTATAGTTACCGCGCTGCTATTTCAGACAGACGTAATCTTGGGGATTCTTCAGGAAAAGGGAATAGGTTTGGTAGGCTCACTGGCGCTCTTGGTTACAGGTATTCTTGGACTTTTGATAGCTATTCGCATTATCAAAAAATCAACTTCCAACTTTGCAGTTAAAGTCAAGAACTTTCTTAGCGGACTTTTGGAAGGCGTTCTAAGCATCTTCAAGATGAAGAACAAATGGGCTTTCATTTTTCACACTTTTTTTATTTGGATTTGTTATATCGCTATGTTCTGGGTCATTAAGTTCACGGTGCCCGAAACCACAAATCTTCCATTAGGTGCTTTTTTGGTTGCATTTGTAGCTGGTGCATTTGCAATGGCGGCCACCAATGGAGGTTTGGGACTTTTTCCTATCGTAGTAACCGCAGCTTTATCGGTCTATGGCGTTAGCAAGACCTCTGGCGATGCTTACGGTTGGATCATGTGGACCGCCCAAACATTGATGGTCGTCATTTTTGGTACAATATCCTTTATTGTATTACCGTTATTAAATAGAAACAGGTAAACCCCAACCACCTAAAACTTGACCAAAATGAAAAGATGTCTATTTTTATTAATAGGCCTACTGTGTTTTAATCTTGGCGCACAGGTAAAAAAAGAGATTTTTGAATCGTTCAAACTCCAGGAAAGAAGAAACGTTTCCTATTATTTTCCAGAAGATTATTCCGAAGAAAAAAAGTATCCCTTGATTTTGGTATTGGATGCCGAATATCTTTTTGACCAAGTAGTGGCCATTTCAAAATTCAACAGTCAATTCCAAGGAATGCCACAGACCATAATTGTTGGCATAGACCAGCTGGAAGATGAACAGCGTTGGGAAGACTGTGCCTTCGATGAAGCAAGTGGTCTGCCTTCAGAAAAAGGAAAACTTTTCTTTGAGTTTTTGGGCATGGAAATCATCCCTTATTTAGATACACAGTACAGCACGGCACCGTTCAAAATGATTATAGGGTATGATGTTACGGCAAACTTTATAAACTATTGGCTTTTTAAGGAGCGTTCACTTTTTAATTCCTATGTGGGCATTTCCCCCCTTTTGGCCCCAGAAATGGAAAGCAGGATTCCAGAGCGTTTATCTACAATGGACAAGCATATTTTCTATACTATTATAGCAGCGGGCAATAGGGATAAAATCACCAATAACCTTCTACAATTGGACAGGGGAATTAAAAGTTTGGCCAAAGAAAACATCCATTACGCTTTGGATGAATATGCTGATGCGAACGAAATTTCCGTTATCACCTACGGTCTGGGAAAGGCTTGGGAAAGAACCTTTAAAATGTTCAAACCCATCAGTCCAAAAGAATATAAGACGGAGATATTGACTTCCGACGAACCGGTCTTTAAATATTTGGAAGATAGATATAACATGATCGAAGAACTGTTCGGTTTTCAAAAACCTGTGGAACTTAATGACATTATGGCCATCTATGCCGCCAGTTTAAAAAAGGACGATGTTGAATCGCTTAAACCGTTGGCTGAACTTTGCAAAAAACAATTTCCTGATACCATGTTGGGCTTTTATATTGAAGGAGAATATTATGAAGAGTTGGGAGAACCCAAAAAAGCGTTCAAAACATTTGAAAAAGCTTTTCAGATGAAAGAAATAGACTTTTTGACCAAGGATATGGCCCTTGAAAAAATAGATGCCCTCAAAGCGGATTTTGGATATTAATTTGGTCAATTGGATTGTTTAGCTGTTCAGATTTCTTGATGTTTGGATTATTGATATTCTAGATTCTTAGAAATTCGACCTGAACTCGTTGTAGGTTCGCATATGACTTTAATTTTTAATCTGCCAATAGTCATATGGTTATATTCTTGAATTCCCTGATTTTTTGGATAGTTGGAATATCCTTATCGAACAAGTGAACATGAAACATTAGGTTGAGCGACCTAATAATCCAGGCTTCCAAAAATCGAATAATCCAAGCCTCTAAAAATCCATCAAAACCAGTATCTTTAGCCAAAACCAAAACGGTTCATGGCAAAGACCAAGACAGCTTTTTTCTGCCAAAATTGTGGTGCACAATACCCAAAATGGACAGGGCAATGTTCTTCTTGCAAACAATGGAATACGATTGTTGAGGAAGTAGTCCAAAAAGAGGATAAAAAAGGTTGGAAAAACACTACAAGTTCTGCCAAGAAAGCTCCAAAACCTCTAAAAATATCCGAAATAACCAATGAGCGTGAAATCCGAATGGATACAAGGGACCAAGAGTTCAATAGGGTCTTGGGTGGAGGTATTGTTCCTGGCTCATTGATTTTATTGGGAGGAGAACCCGGTATTGGAAAAAGTACGTTGCTTTTGCAAATTGCTTTGAAACTTCCCTACAAAACACTCTACGTTTCCGGTGAGGAAAGTCAAAAACAGATAAAAATGCGGGCAGATCGAATTCATCCCGATAGTGAAAGTTGCTATATCCTTACCGAGACCAAAACACAAAATATTTTCCAACAAATCGGTGCTTTGGAACCGGATTTAGTGGTTATCGACTCCATACAAACTTTACATACTGATTATATTGAATCTGCTGCAGGCAGTATATCACAAATACGAGAGTGTACGGCCGAGCTAATCAAATTTGCCAAAGAAAGCAATACTCCCGTTGTTTTGGTCGGTCATATCACCAAAGATGGAACCATTGCCGGACCAAAGATTTTAGAACATATGGTGGATACCGTTCTTCAATTTGAAGGGGATAGAAATTATGTATACCGGATTCTTCGCTCTCTTAAAAACAGGTTTGGTTCTACTGCAGAATTGGGAATTTATGAAATGCAGGGAAGCGGATTGCGCGAAGTGAACAATCCATCTGAAGTACTCATTTCTAAAAATGAAGAAGATCTTAGTGGTACGGCAATTGCAGCAACCGTTGAAGGCATGCGACCATTGTTGATTGAAATTCAGGCCTTGGTAAGCACGGCAGTCTATGGAACTCCGCAACGCTCTGCAACGGGCTTTAATGCCAAACGCCTGAATATGCTTTTGGCCGTTCTTGAAAAAAGGGCAGGCTTTAAGTTGGGAGCAAAAGACGTGTTCCTAAATATTACAGGTGGAATTTCTGTTGATGATCCCGCTATTGATTTAGCTGTGGTTGCGGCCATATTGTCCAGCAATGCAGATATTCCCATAGAAAAGGGGACCTGTTTTGCCGCAGAGGTAGGACTTGCGGGAGAAATACGGCCGGTGCAGCGGGTAGATCAGCGTATTCTTGAAGCCGAAAAATTGGGATTTACTACAATCTATGTGTCCAAAAGCAATAAAATTGGTATTAAAAACACCTCCATTCGGTTACGGTTGGTATCAAAGATTGAGGATGTGGTCAATGTCCTGTTCATTTGATTTTACATGGGTTCAATATCAAATAAACAAAATCGATATTACTTCGAGCGCAGCCGATAAGTCTTTAAAATGAGACCTCTTCAATAGGTCTCGACTGCGCTCGACCTGATAAAATTTTAAATAGTTGAAAAAAAATCAAACACCGGAATACATATAGAACTGATGTAAGTTAAGGTGCTGGATTTGGAATGTCGTTATGAATCTCCTCAATGCCCTTTAAAACCTCATCGGAAAGTTCAACATCGATACTCCCAATGTTTTCCTTTAACTGCTCCATGGTCGTGGCACCTATAATGTTACTGGTAATAAAAGGTCTCGTATTTACAAAAGCTAAAGCCATCTGTGTAAGGCTCAAATCATTATCCTTGGCCAATTGGTTATATTTTTCGGTAGCCCGTGTAGCATTGTCCCCACTGTACCTGTTATAATTGGGAAAAAGCGTAATCCGTGCCTTCCTAGGTTTGACTTCGTCGAGATATTTTCCACTCAGCACTCCAAAACCAAGTGGGGAATAGGCCAAAAGCCCAATATTTTCACGCATGGAAACTTCAGACATTCCAACTTCAAAGAGCCTATTCAACAGATTATATGGATTTTGAACGGTCAGCATTCTGGGCAAACTTCTGTGCACTTTGCTTTCTTCCAAAAAACGCATGGTGCCCCAAGGACTTTCGTTGGAAATTCCAACTTGCCTAATTTTTCCTTCGGAAACCAAATCACGTAATGTCTCCAAAACTTGATGAATGTTGTCCTCCCAAGCATCAATGGCATGTGCATTGTATCCTCGCTGTCCAAAATAATTGGTGTTTCGTTCCGGCCAATGAAGCTGATAAAGGTCAATATAATCGGTTTGCAATCTTTCAAGACTGCCCTCGACCGCATTGATAATCGCGTCTTTTCTAAAACCTGTTGTTCTTATAAATTGGGCCGGACCACCTCTTCCCGCTATTTTAGTGGCCAATACCACCTTATCCCTGTTTCCTGTTTTTTTGAACCAGTTTCCTATCAACTCTTCGGTGACCGCGTAAAGCTCTTTTTTGGCAGGGATGGGATACAGCTCTGCCGTATCAAAAAAATTGATGCCCTCCTCCAGAGCATAATCCATTTGTTCATGGGCCTCTTCTTCATTGTTCTGTCTTCCCCAGGTCATGGTGCCCAAACAGATTTTGCTCACTTTGATGTCAGTATGCGGGAGTCTGGTGTATTTCATCTAGCTATCTTTTTAGAATTGCAAAAATACTCAATAGTTGAACCCAACATTTAAAGCAATTGTTATTTTTCAATTTCCAACAAAATTGGACAATGATCGCTATGCTTGGCATCAGATAAAATAACAGATCTTTTCAATCTATTTTTTAAGGTCTCGTTTACCATACCATAATCCAGTCGCCAGCCCTTATTGTTGGCTCGCGCATTGGCACGATAGCTCCACCAGGTATAATTGTCCGGTTCTGTATTAAAATGTCTAAAACTGTCAATAAAGCCGCTATCAATAAAATTCCCTATCCATTCCCGCTCCACGGGCAAAAACCCGGATACATTTTTATTCCGAACGGGGTCGTGAATGTCAATGGCCTCATGGCAAATATTGTAGTCCCCACAAACTATCAAATTGGGACGCTCTTTTCTAAGTACATCGGAATATTTTTGAAAATCTGCCATATACGTTAGTTTGTGTTCCAACCGAACAATATTGGTACCAGAGGGAAGGTACATACTCATTACGGAAATATCCTCAAAATCAGCTCGGATATTCCTCCCTTCAAAATCCATATAGTCGACCCCCGTACCATATTCTACGTGGTCCGGTTTTTTCTTGCATAACAGTGCCACCCCACTATATCCTTTCTTCTGGGCACTGAACCAGTAATGAAAATTATACCCGGCCGCTTCAAAAAGAGAAACATCCACTTGTTCTTTCATGGCCTTGATCTCTTGAAGGCAGACCACATCCGGGTCCACAGCTTGTAACCATTCGATAAAACCTTTGTTCAAGGCCGCTCTAATTCCGTTGACATTGTAGGATACGATCTTCATCTTCAAATTTTTGTTAAAAATAGCCATTGTGTTTCGCTATTTAAAATTCGACTTTTCAACGGACATGGTTTAAATTTGAATTGTGGAACGTTAATTGATTCCTACTGCTGGATTTAAAAACGAAAATCATGAAAAAACTCTTTTTCTTAGGTCTTTTTCTTTCTTGTTATTTCATGAATGCGCAAGCCTATCCAAGATTTGACAACGACCACGAAGTAAAATTGAACGCTGGTCTTTTTCTGGTTACAGGTGCCGTAGAGGGTTCGTACGAATATTTTCTTGGTGAGGATACCAGTATTGGCGGTACGGTATACTTTAATAGCGATGCCACGGAATACAACGGCGACTTTGGAATTGGTACCAATTTTAGGGCCTATTTTGGTTACCAGCCCCGTAGTGGTTTTTTTGCCGAAGCTTTTGGCCTGTATTACACCGGCGAGGATGAAGTTGATGACCCTAATGCCCTTAGGAACAACGACTATAGTACATTAGCACTGGGTCTGGGTCTGGGAAATAAATGGGCAACACGAAGCGAAAAATTTACCTTGGAAATCTTCGGTGGTTTTGGAAGAAACATCAATCCAGAGGATTTTCAGGATACCTTTATGTATCGAGGTGGACTCGCCATTGGTTTTAGGTTTTAATACCTATTTTTAAATTTAATTTCTTTCCATGACTGCCCTATTATTGATCGATGTACAGCTAGGTTTACAAGAAACCGATTACTATGGAGAAGAACGTAGTAATTTAAATGCAGAAAAAAACTGTAGCAAACTACTTGATGAATTCAGAAAGGGAAACTTGCCCTTATTTCATGTTCAACACTGCTCCACAAACCCTGAATCTCCCTTACACCCCACCAAAAAAGGAAATGCGTTTCATCCTTTGGTTGCGCCAAAAGATGATGAACCGATCATACAGAAAAACGTGAACAGCGCTTTTATAGGAACCGTACTGGAATCCCAACTTAAGGCAAAAGGGATTACACATTTGGTCATCGCCGGATTGACCACGGAG encodes:
- a CDS encoding cysteine hydrolase family protein, with the translated sequence MTALLLIDVQLGLQETDYYGEERSNLNAEKNCSKLLDEFRKGNLPLFHVQHCSTNPESPLHPTKKGNAFHPLVAPKDDEPIIQKNVNSAFIGTVLESQLKAKGITHLVIAGLTTEHCVSTSTRMASNLGFKTTLISDATASFNKIGIDGEPISAKTVHQIALANLKDEFATIKDTATLLQELDN
- a CDS encoding alpha/beta hydrolase — protein: MKRCLFLLIGLLCFNLGAQVKKEIFESFKLQERRNVSYYFPEDYSEEKKYPLILVLDAEYLFDQVVAISKFNSQFQGMPQTIIVGIDQLEDEQRWEDCAFDEASGLPSEKGKLFFEFLGMEIIPYLDTQYSTAPFKMIIGYDVTANFINYWLFKERSLFNSYVGISPLLAPEMESRIPERLSTMDKHIFYTIIAAGNRDKITNNLLQLDRGIKSLAKENIHYALDEYADANEISVITYGLGKAWERTFKMFKPISPKEYKTEILTSDEPVFKYLEDRYNMIEELFGFQKPVELNDIMAIYAASLKKDDVESLKPLAELCKKQFPDTMLGFYIEGEYYEELGEPKKAFKTFEKAFQMKEIDFLTKDMALEKIDALKADFGY
- a CDS encoding glycogen/starch synthase, with the protein product MNGKKILFVSSELVPYLPENQVSLMSYETPRMVNSNGGQIRIFMPRYGNINERRHQLHEVIRLSGMNLVINDMDMPLIIKVASIPKERIQVYFIDNEEYFKRKATFTDANGNLFSDNDERAIFFAKGVVETVKKLNWSPDIIHVHGWMASLLPLYLRNYYADEPLFADSKIVTSVYDKGYEGELDGEMKKKIAFDGISEESIASLSTPDYNNLLKVAVDYSDAIILASEEVSDELKNHIESLSKPVLPYVSLQEAEEAYTNFYNTEVLK
- the radA gene encoding DNA repair protein RadA → MAKTKTAFFCQNCGAQYPKWTGQCSSCKQWNTIVEEVVQKEDKKGWKNTTSSAKKAPKPLKISEITNEREIRMDTRDQEFNRVLGGGIVPGSLILLGGEPGIGKSTLLLQIALKLPYKTLYVSGEESQKQIKMRADRIHPDSESCYILTETKTQNIFQQIGALEPDLVVIDSIQTLHTDYIESAAGSISQIRECTAELIKFAKESNTPVVLVGHITKDGTIAGPKILEHMVDTVLQFEGDRNYVYRILRSLKNRFGSTAELGIYEMQGSGLREVNNPSEVLISKNEEDLSGTAIAATVEGMRPLLIEIQALVSTAVYGTPQRSATGFNAKRLNMLLAVLEKRAGFKLGAKDVFLNITGGISVDDPAIDLAVVAAILSSNADIPIEKGTCFAAEVGLAGEIRPVQRVDQRILEAEKLGFTTIYVSKSNKIGIKNTSIRLRLVSKIEDVVNVLFI
- the panC gene encoding pantoate--beta-alanine ligase — protein: MHVFDHKGELRSYIKEKKDGKNIIGLVPTMGALHQGHVSLIKQALFQNDLVVVSIFVNPTQFNKKADLEKYPRNLQGDLIILEHQSDNIIVFTPTVDEIYGESIVSNTYQFDGLDKVMEGEFREGHFEGVATIVELLLLTISPDRAYFGEKDFQQLQIIKKIVESKNMPIEIVGCPIEREPHGLAMSSRNERLSKEVRIEAGLLYKVLLSAKRKFGTESADEITDWVKSQFKKNTLLDLEYFQIADEATLTPILKVQPKKKYRAFIAVYADDVRLIDNLRLN
- a CDS encoding lysylphosphatidylglycerol synthase transmembrane domain-containing protein; the encoded protein is MSRSLKKFLKIAVPILIGAGLVFYSFSSTSPEDRTKILESIQNADLKWVFLSILIGILSHISRAVRWNYLLSPLGYKPRLINNVLIILTSYFANTLVLRSGEFLRATALTTYESVPFEKGFGTIVTERIIDVIMLMLIIVTALLFQTDVILGILQEKGIGLVGSLALLVTGILGLLIAIRIIKKSTSNFAVKVKNFLSGLLEGVLSIFKMKNKWAFIFHTFFIWICYIAMFWVIKFTVPETTNLPLGAFLVAFVAGAFAMAATNGGLGLFPIVVTAALSVYGVSKTSGDAYGWIMWTAQTLMVVIFGTISFIVLPLLNRNR
- a CDS encoding exodeoxyribonuclease III, yielding MKIVSYNVNGIRAALNKGFIEWLQAVDPDVVCLQEIKAMKEQVDVSLFEAAGYNFHYWFSAQKKGYSGVALLCKKKPDHVEYGTGVDYMDFEGRNIRADFEDISVMSMYLPSGTNIVRLEHKLTYMADFQKYSDVLRKERPNLIVCGDYNICHEAIDIHDPVRNKNVSGFLPVEREWIGNFIDSGFIDSFRHFNTEPDNYTWWSYRANARANNKGWRLDYGMVNETLKNRLKRSVILSDAKHSDHCPILLEIEK
- the panD gene encoding aspartate 1-decarboxylase produces the protein MQIEVVKSKIHRVKVTGADLNYIGSITIDEDLMDAANVIKGEKVQIVNNNNGERLETYAIPGPRGSGELTLNGAAARKVAVGDILILITYARMDIEEAKSFNPALVFPNEETNLLK
- a CDS encoding aldo/keto reductase; amino-acid sequence: MKYTRLPHTDIKVSKICLGTMTWGRQNNEEEAHEQMDYALEEGINFFDTAELYPIPAKKELYAVTEELIGNWFKKTGNRDKVVLATKIAGRGGPAQFIRTTGFRKDAIINAVEGSLERLQTDYIDLYQLHWPERNTNYFGQRGYNAHAIDAWEDNIHQVLETLRDLVSEGKIRQVGISNESPWGTMRFLEESKVHRSLPRMLTVQNPYNLLNRLFEVGMSEVSMRENIGLLAYSPLGFGVLSGKYLDEVKPRKARITLFPNYNRYSGDNATRATEKYNQLAKDNDLSLTQMALAFVNTRPFITSNIIGATTMEQLKENIGSIDVELSDEVLKGIEEIHNDIPNPAP